A region from the uncultured Draconibacterium sp. genome encodes:
- a CDS encoding C4-type zinc ribbon domain-containing protein, which produces MNAPYSRQEDKDISVEEKLRALHELQSVVSEVDKIKTLRGELPLEVQDLEDEIAGLKTRLINLDDEIKNLDTAINNKKIAIKDSQALIAKYTEQQNNVRNNREFDSLSKEIEFQNLEIELSEKRIKEFTAEMAQKKETISASKEQLSEREEDLDRKKNELSEITEETKIEEEKLKAKSEKIESFIESRLLAAFKRIRKNARNGLAVVTIQRDACGGCFNKIPPQRQLDIASRKKIIVCEYCGRILVDQNINVVEDIAE; this is translated from the coding sequence ATGAATGCACCATATTCAAGGCAAGAAGACAAAGACATTTCAGTAGAAGAGAAATTACGCGCATTGCATGAATTGCAGAGTGTTGTATCTGAAGTTGATAAAATAAAAACCCTAAGGGGTGAACTTCCTTTGGAGGTTCAGGATTTGGAAGACGAAATTGCCGGTTTAAAAACCAGGTTAATTAATCTTGATGATGAAATTAAAAACCTGGACACTGCAATTAACAACAAAAAAATTGCGATTAAAGATTCGCAAGCCTTAATTGCAAAATACACCGAACAGCAAAATAACGTTCGTAACAACCGTGAATTCGACTCGCTTTCAAAAGAAATTGAATTCCAAAACCTGGAGATTGAACTTTCGGAAAAGCGCATTAAAGAGTTTACTGCAGAAATGGCTCAAAAGAAAGAGACCATTTCCGCATCGAAAGAGCAATTAAGCGAGCGCGAGGAAGATCTCGACAGAAAGAAAAATGAACTTTCTGAAATTACGGAAGAAACAAAAATTGAAGAAGAAAAGCTAAAAGCAAAATCGGAAAAAATTGAGTCGTTTATTGAATCGCGTTTGCTTGCTGCTTTCAAACGTATTCGTAAAAATGCACGCAACGGCTTGGCAGTTGTAACCATTCAGCGTGATGCTTGTGGAGGTTGCTTTAACAAAATCCCACCTCAGCGCCAGTTGGACATTGCCAGCCGTAAAAAGATTATTGTTTGCGAATATTGTGGACGTATTTTGGTTGACCAAAATATTAACGTAGTTGAAGATATTGCTGAATAA
- a CDS encoding TPM domain-containing protein: protein MGVYKYFSEADKLQITNAIRVAETNTSGEIRVHIENHCKIEVLDRAAYIFEKLEMHKTELRNGVLFYLAVEDKKFAILGDGGINKLVADDFWESTKDVVIAKLKQGKYAEALADGIVKAGEQLKAHFPYQDDDVNELSDEISFGK, encoded by the coding sequence ATGGGTGTTTATAAATATTTTAGCGAAGCCGATAAATTACAAATTACCAATGCTATTCGTGTAGCCGAAACAAATACTTCGGGCGAAATACGTGTGCATATCGAAAATCATTGTAAAATCGAAGTGCTTGATCGGGCAGCTTATATCTTCGAAAAACTGGAAATGCATAAAACGGAATTACGTAACGGTGTACTTTTTTACCTGGCTGTTGAAGATAAGAAATTTGCCATTTTAGGCGATGGCGGCATTAATAAATTGGTTGCTGATGATTTTTGGGAATCGACAAAAGATGTAGTGATTGCCAAATTAAAACAAGGTAAGTATGCCGAAGCTTTAGCTGATGGAATTGTTAAAGCAGGCGAACAATTAAAAGCTCATTTCCCATACCAGGATGATGACGTGAATGAATTATCAGACGAAATTTCGTTTGGAAAATAA
- a CDS encoding MerR family transcriptional regulator translates to MPYKKPKIEKILYSIGEVADMFGVNVSHIRYWENQFEALKPVKNKKGNRQFTKKDIETIRFIHHLVKERGLTIDGARKKLKENPEDTMNNYEVVKRLQDIKQELVAIKEGLGE, encoded by the coding sequence GTGCCATACAAAAAGCCCAAAATAGAAAAGATACTGTATTCGATTGGCGAAGTTGCCGATATGTTTGGCGTAAACGTTTCGCACATCCGTTACTGGGAGAATCAGTTTGAGGCATTAAAACCGGTAAAAAATAAGAAGGGCAACCGGCAATTCACAAAAAAAGATATTGAAACCATACGTTTTATTCATCACCTGGTAAAAGAAAGAGGTTTAACCATTGATGGCGCCCGTAAAAAGCTAAAAGAAAACCCGGAAGACACGATGAATAATTATGAAGTGGTAAAACGCCTGCAAGACATCAAACAAGAACTTGTAGCAATAAAAGAAGGACTCGGAGAATGA
- the ccsA gene encoding cytochrome c biogenesis protein CcsA, with protein sequence MKKFYSFITSVPFAAFIFLALAFSMAVATFIESSYGTPTARALVYNTRWFELLWGLFALNLLNNLIRYRFFTSKRFTLGLFHISFLVMILGAAITRYFSFEGVMHIREGQSADYILSSDDYFYAAYNGEEAVSAVRFSELTPKQFSTKFDVNGQAVKIKTIGFIEDAEKKAIPSDSGEPVIDFVFSAPDVQGMQSFSFQKGEALDYPGFSAGFEVDEEKVVNFFIKDGALFMTSFAQLEETTMASQETVAFTPGDTIPVKPMFLYGFSNFRFLIRKFMPSATFTAVKSQVETREDAVVVQISDGIRQQTVPVFGHSGQSPDTIRVPLGNNTLKLAYGALPLKVPFSIHLKDFQLERYPGSNSPSSFASEVVLVDEEQGINEDIRIFMNNTLSHRGYKFFQSSYDTDERGTILSVNHDFWGTWISYLGYALLIIGVILSMVNPNSYFQFLAKKLKASSVKAIAVFVLLGAGALSASAQSGVGAGIPSIDKDVVKEFSELWVQGVDGRIEPVSTLSGEIVRKVSRKSGLYGWSADEVVLSMMAYPEIWRSMPVIKVSNKTLAATLGAQNKYITVESLFDEQGNYKISDAVRAAYAKAPGMRNRVEKEYIYVDERVNICFMVFQGSLFHLFPRERVEDTWYAPGNTAAEYTDGDSIFIKSGFQLLLQSIAENNSPDAVQVLKAVENFQVKYGANLLPGDTKKNMEILFNKVNPFKRIFPFYLLFGFLLLCVLFVNIFRQKPLPGLLKVSSFGLIILLFLVHTAGLVLRWYISGHAPWSNGYESVVYVAWASMLAGIIFGRKYPMVVGTAAFLSGIALFVAHLSWMNPEVTNLVPVLKSYWLTIHVAIITASYGFIGLSMFLGVLVMILIVMRNNSNEVKVNGFIEQLTTINEMSATVGLYFLTIGTFLGGVWANESWGRYWGWDPKETWALITVVIYSFIVHMRLIPSLKGIFNYNFASIIGFASVLMTYFGVNYYLTGLHSYGKGVADGVNPAVPASILVLAGLIIWAYIKDNKYQQQLVKTPANEEEL encoded by the coding sequence ATGAAAAAGTTTTATTCTTTTATAACATCCGTTCCTTTTGCCGCATTTATTTTTCTGGCCCTGGCCTTTTCAATGGCCGTAGCCACTTTTATTGAAAGTAGTTATGGTACTCCAACAGCCCGTGCGCTGGTGTACAACACCCGTTGGTTCGAGCTGCTGTGGGGCTTGTTTGCCTTAAACTTGCTGAATAACCTTATTCGTTACCGGTTTTTTACCAGTAAAAGGTTTACGCTTGGCTTGTTCCACATTTCGTTTTTGGTAATGATTTTAGGGGCTGCAATAACCCGGTATTTTAGTTTCGAGGGGGTAATGCATATTCGCGAAGGACAAAGTGCAGACTATATTCTTTCGTCTGACGATTATTTTTATGCCGCTTATAACGGTGAAGAAGCTGTATCTGCTGTTCGTTTTTCGGAACTAACTCCAAAACAGTTTTCTACAAAATTTGATGTAAACGGGCAAGCGGTAAAAATAAAAACCATTGGTTTTATTGAAGATGCCGAGAAAAAGGCCATTCCTTCTGATAGCGGCGAACCGGTAATTGATTTTGTGTTTTCGGCGCCTGATGTGCAGGGTATGCAGTCTTTTTCTTTTCAAAAAGGAGAAGCACTGGATTATCCGGGATTTTCGGCAGGATTCGAAGTTGACGAAGAAAAAGTAGTGAACTTTTTTATAAAGGATGGTGCCCTGTTTATGACTTCGTTTGCGCAATTGGAAGAAACAACCATGGCCAGCCAGGAAACCGTTGCATTTACACCCGGAGATACCATTCCGGTAAAACCAATGTTCCTGTATGGTTTCAGTAATTTTCGTTTTCTTATTCGCAAATTTATGCCAAGCGCAACTTTTACAGCAGTAAAAAGCCAGGTTGAAACACGCGAAGATGCCGTTGTTGTGCAAATATCAGATGGTATACGTCAGCAAACGGTTCCTGTTTTTGGCCACTCGGGTCAATCGCCTGATACCATTCGTGTGCCTCTTGGTAACAATACTCTGAAACTTGCTTATGGAGCCTTGCCGCTTAAAGTGCCGTTCAGCATTCATTTAAAAGATTTTCAACTTGAGCGATATCCAGGCTCTAATTCGCCATCGTCGTTTGCCTCCGAGGTAGTTTTGGTTGATGAGGAACAGGGAATTAACGAAGATATTCGGATTTTTATGAACAATACGCTAAGTCACAGAGGGTACAAATTCTTCCAGTCGTCGTATGATACTGATGAGAGAGGAACGATACTTTCTGTAAATCATGATTTTTGGGGAACGTGGATATCCTACCTGGGATACGCTTTGCTGATAATTGGAGTTATTTTATCAATGGTTAATCCGAACTCCTATTTCCAGTTCCTTGCCAAAAAGTTAAAGGCCAGCTCGGTTAAAGCAATCGCTGTTTTTGTACTGCTTGGAGCCGGAGCCCTATCTGCATCTGCACAAAGTGGTGTGGGGGCCGGAATCCCGTCAATTGACAAGGATGTTGTAAAAGAATTTAGCGAATTGTGGGTGCAGGGCGTTGATGGTAGAATCGAACCGGTGTCAACACTTTCCGGAGAAATTGTGCGCAAGGTAAGTCGTAAGTCAGGCTTATACGGCTGGTCGGCTGATGAGGTGGTGCTTAGCATGATGGCTTATCCCGAAATCTGGCGCTCAATGCCGGTTATTAAAGTTTCGAACAAAACTTTGGCCGCCACACTGGGGGCGCAGAATAAATACATTACCGTTGAATCGTTATTTGACGAGCAGGGAAACTATAAAATATCAGATGCCGTAAGGGCTGCTTACGCGAAAGCGCCGGGTATGCGAAACCGGGTTGAAAAAGAATACATTTATGTCGACGAGCGGGTAAATATTTGTTTTATGGTTTTTCAGGGCTCACTATTCCATCTCTTTCCGCGCGAAAGGGTAGAAGATACCTGGTATGCTCCCGGAAATACGGCTGCAGAATATACCGATGGTGATTCAATTTTTATAAAAAGTGGATTTCAGCTATTGTTGCAATCCATTGCCGAAAACAATAGTCCCGATGCTGTTCAGGTGTTAAAGGCCGTTGAAAACTTTCAGGTAAAATACGGAGCAAATTTGTTGCCCGGAGATACCAAAAAAAATATGGAGATTCTTTTTAATAAAGTCAATCCGTTTAAACGAATTTTCCCATTTTATCTGCTTTTTGGCTTTTTGTTATTGTGCGTACTTTTTGTAAACATTTTTAGGCAAAAACCATTGCCTGGACTGCTGAAAGTCTCCTCTTTTGGCCTGATTATTTTACTCTTTCTGGTGCATACAGCAGGTTTGGTACTTCGGTGGTACATTTCGGGGCACGCCCCGTGGAGTAATGGCTACGAGTCGGTTGTTTATGTGGCCTGGGCATCAATGTTGGCCGGTATTATTTTTGGGCGCAAATACCCAATGGTGGTCGGAACTGCTGCATTTTTATCGGGTATTGCCCTTTTTGTAGCGCATCTTAGCTGGATGAATCCAGAGGTTACGAACCTGGTTCCTGTGCTTAAATCGTATTGGTTAACCATTCACGTAGCAATTATTACTGCCAGTTATGGTTTTATTGGCTTAAGTATGTTTTTAGGCGTGCTGGTAATGATTTTAATCGTGATGCGGAACAACAGTAACGAAGTTAAAGTGAATGGATTTATCGAACAGTTAACGACCATTAACGAAATGTCAGCTACCGTGGGATTGTATTTTCTTACTATCGGCACTTTTCTTGGTGGAGTTTGGGCGAACGAAAGCTGGGGGCGCTACTGGGGCTGGGACCCAAAAGAAACCTGGGCGCTGATTACCGTTGTAATATATTCGTTTATTGTGCACATGCGCCTTATTCCATCGTTAAAAGGAATATTCAATTATAACTTCGCATCAATTATCGGTTTTGCCTCAGTTTTAATGACCTATTTTGGCGTGAACTATTACCTCACAGGTTTGCATTCATACGGGAAAGGTGTTGCCGACGGAGTAAATCCAGCCGTTCCTGCATCAATTTTGGTTTTGGCCGGATTAATCATCTGGGCCTATATAAAAGACAATAAATACCAGCAACAATTAGTTAAAACACCGGCAAATGAGGAGGAGTTGTAA
- a CDS encoding Nif3-like dinuclear metal center hexameric protein gives MKIKAITNFLEDFAPLKLQESYDNAGLILGDKNAEVSAALVTLDVTEAIVDEAIEKKAGLIVAHHPIVFSGLKKITGKNYIERTLIKAIKNDIAIYAAHTNLDSVTGGVNGKICEKLGLQECKILQPAGGMLKKLVTFVPVDHADKVREAVFAAGAGQIGNYDSCSFNAHGQGTFRGSETTNPFVGKKGQQHYENEIRFETIFPDYLQGKILNTLIQSHPYEEVAYDIYSLDNKFDQIGAGMIGLLPKEKSETAFLRQLKKTFDVKMIRHTALQDKKVKKIAVCGGAGSFLLNQAIAAGADFFVTGDFKYHQFFDAENKIVIADIGHFESEQFTKELFYELLTKKFPKFAVHLSEVNTNPVFYS, from the coding sequence ATGAAGATAAAAGCTATTACCAATTTTTTAGAAGATTTTGCACCGTTAAAACTGCAGGAATCATACGACAATGCGGGGCTAATTCTTGGCGATAAAAACGCTGAAGTATCGGCAGCTCTGGTAACCCTCGACGTTACCGAGGCGATTGTTGATGAAGCCATTGAAAAAAAGGCAGGGCTTATTGTTGCCCACCACCCCATTGTTTTTTCGGGATTGAAAAAAATTACCGGCAAAAACTATATTGAACGCACCCTGATAAAAGCCATTAAAAACGATATTGCCATTTATGCGGCACACACCAATCTCGACAGTGTTACAGGTGGTGTTAACGGTAAAATCTGTGAAAAACTTGGTCTTCAGGAATGCAAAATACTGCAACCTGCTGGAGGTATGCTTAAAAAACTGGTAACTTTTGTTCCGGTTGATCATGCCGACAAAGTGCGCGAAGCCGTTTTTGCTGCCGGAGCGGGTCAGATTGGCAATTACGACTCGTGCAGTTTTAATGCACACGGGCAGGGCACTTTCCGTGGAAGCGAAACAACAAATCCGTTTGTGGGTAAAAAAGGACAACAACACTACGAAAACGAAATCCGTTTTGAAACCATCTTCCCTGATTATTTGCAGGGTAAAATACTAAATACACTTATTCAGTCACATCCGTACGAAGAAGTAGCCTACGATATTTATTCGCTCGACAATAAATTTGACCAGATTGGTGCCGGAATGATCGGTTTGTTACCCAAAGAAAAAAGTGAAACGGCTTTTCTTCGCCAGTTAAAGAAAACCTTTGATGTAAAAATGATCAGGCACACCGCCTTACAAGATAAAAAAGTGAAGAAAATAGCGGTTTGCGGAGGGGCAGGATCATTCCTTTTAAATCAGGCAATTGCGGCCGGAGCCGACTTTTTTGTGACCGGCGATTTTAAATATCATCAATTTTTTGATGCCGAAAATAAAATCGTTATCGCCGATATCGGACATTTTGAAAGCGAACAGTTCACTAAAGAACTTTTTTATGAGCTACTTACAAAAAAATTCCCTAAATTTGCAGTCCATTTATCAGAGGTGAATACCAACCCGGTTTTTTACTCCTGA
- a CDS encoding M23 family metallopeptidase, whose translation MAKKKYKFNPDTLSYESVGLTWKARATKILTYFSSSLALAIVISLIFLNFYDTPRSKRLMRENKRLITQYELLTKDLNKVENVLAELQQRDDNIYRVIFEAEPIPSTVRNAGFGGANKYSHLEDMDNAELVIATAHKLDVISKQAYIQSKSYDEVLELALNKEKMLASLPAIMPITNKDLKRTSSGWGYRIHPIYKVRKMHWGQDFTAPVGTPVYATGDGKITAVKGSKRSRVGLGLNITIDHGYGYETVYGHLNEFNVKRGQQVKRGDIIGYVGNTGGSTAPHLHYEVHKDGRKVNPAYYMFKDLTPQEYDKMIAISSNIGQSLD comes from the coding sequence ATGGCAAAAAAGAAATATAAATTTAATCCGGATACCCTCAGTTACGAAAGTGTTGGATTAACGTGGAAAGCCAGAGCAACAAAAATTCTTACTTATTTTTCGAGTAGTCTGGCTTTAGCTATTGTTATATCGCTCATTTTCTTAAACTTTTACGATACGCCCCGCTCGAAGCGGCTAATGCGCGAAAACAAACGACTGATTACGCAATACGAACTGCTAACAAAAGATTTAAACAAGGTTGAAAATGTTTTGGCGGAGTTGCAACAACGCGATGATAACATTTACCGTGTAATTTTTGAGGCCGAACCGATTCCGTCAACCGTTAGAAATGCTGGTTTTGGTGGAGCGAATAAATACTCGCACCTGGAAGACATGGACAATGCCGAGTTGGTAATTGCCACAGCACATAAACTTGATGTTATTTCGAAACAGGCTTATATTCAGTCAAAATCATACGACGAAGTATTGGAACTGGCGCTGAACAAGGAAAAAATGCTGGCATCGTTGCCCGCTATTATGCCCATTACCAACAAAGACCTAAAGCGTACTTCAAGTGGTTGGGGATACCGTATCCACCCGATTTACAAAGTGCGAAAAATGCACTGGGGGCAAGACTTTACGGCTCCGGTTGGAACTCCGGTTTATGCCACCGGCGATGGTAAAATTACTGCCGTAAAAGGCTCAAAACGCAGTCGCGTTGGGCTTGGTCTGAATATTACTATCGACCACGGCTATGGTTACGAAACGGTTTATGGTCACCTGAATGAATTTAATGTAAAACGCGGCCAACAAGTAAAACGCGGCGATATTATTGGCTATGTTGGAAATACCGGCGGATCGACTGCTCCTCACCTGCACTACGAAGTGCACAAAGACGGACGCAAAGTAAATCCGGCTTACTACATGTTTAAAGATCTTACACCACAGGAATACGACAAAATGATTGCGATTTCGTCAAATATTGGGCAGTCGCTGGATTAA
- a CDS encoding TPM domain-containing protein: MKRTIILLFAVVLTATGVLAQLPERPQPPRLVNDFAGVLSDGEKQKMESSLVQFARKTSTQIVVVTVSDFDGYDRADYAYKIGEKWGVGQQGTDNGLVVLLKPKIGNSRGEVFIATGYGLEGVLPDAVLNSTIVNNEMIPRFKQNDYYGGLAAGLSVIMDITRGEYTAENYQEKVEAGGSAGIPFGIIFFILLITIFGRSRRRRFYSPGRSLPFWLAMGMMSGSHRSSGSFGNFSSGSGSFGGGGFGGFGGGSFGGGGAGGSW, encoded by the coding sequence ATGAAAAGAACAATAATATTACTATTTGCAGTGGTGCTAACAGCTACAGGTGTTTTGGCACAATTGCCTGAGCGTCCGCAACCGCCACGTTTGGTAAATGATTTTGCCGGAGTTTTAAGCGATGGCGAAAAGCAAAAAATGGAAAGCTCCCTGGTGCAGTTCGCCCGAAAAACTTCCACACAGATTGTGGTGGTTACCGTTTCCGATTTTGATGGATACGACCGTGCTGATTATGCTTATAAAATTGGCGAAAAATGGGGCGTTGGTCAGCAGGGAACTGATAACGGTCTTGTAGTTCTGCTGAAACCAAAAATAGGAAATAGCCGTGGAGAAGTGTTTATCGCTACAGGTTACGGACTTGAAGGAGTATTGCCCGATGCCGTTCTAAATTCAACCATTGTAAATAATGAAATGATTCCGCGTTTTAAACAAAACGATTACTACGGAGGACTGGCAGCAGGCTTAAGTGTGATAATGGACATAACGCGCGGAGAGTATACAGCCGAGAATTACCAGGAAAAAGTAGAAGCCGGAGGTAGTGCCGGTATTCCTTTCGGCATCATCTTTTTTATTTTGTTGATTACTATTTTTGGTAGAAGCCGCCGACGTCGGTTTTACTCGCCCGGAAGAAGCCTTCCGTTTTGGTTGGCAATGGGTATGATGTCGGGCAGCCATCGTTCGTCGGGATCATTCGGGAATTTCTCGTCGGGAAGCGGAAGTTTTGGAGGCGGAGGCTTTGGTGGCTTCGGAGGCGGAAGCTTTGGCGGAGGCGGTGCCGGTGGAAGTTGGTAA
- the alaS gene encoding alanine--tRNA ligase — protein sequence MKTSKEIRKAFLDFFTEKEHQIVNSAPMVVKGDPTLMFTNAGMNQFKDQFLGNEPVKYPRVADTQKCLRVSGKHNDLEEVGLDTYHHTMFEMLGNWSFGNYFKKEAIDWAWEFLVERMGIEADRLYATVFEGSADDNQERDNEAAGYWEQYLPKDRILNGNKKDNFWEMGDTGPCGPCSEVHVDIRSDEERKKTPGRDLVNMDHPQVIEIWNLVFIQFNRKANGSLENLPDKHVDTGMGFERLCMVLQGVQSNYDTDVFQNTIAEIGKLSGKKYGENGKVDISMRVIADHLRAVAFAIADGQLPSNNKAGYVIRRILRRAVRYGYTFLGLKDAFIFRLVEVLKDTMGEAFPELVSQQTLIEKVIKEEEESFLRTLSTGIKLLDDIISKANKEGAKQIAGKDAFVLYDTFGFPLDLTELIARENGLGVDEKGFAVEMQAQKERSRNAAAQETDDWVELRKIEKTEFLGYDKLEAEIKIARYRKVTQKKKSFYQLVFDQTPFYGESGGQVGDTGYIEFDGVKTSVFDTQKENNLTVHLVNELPANVEETFNAVVNTNRRESIANNHTATHLLHAALREVLGTHVEQKGSLVNADHLRFDFSHFQKMSDDEIAAVEKLVNEKIRQNAMQEENREMPIDEAKASGAMMLFGEKYGEAVRVIKFGESVELCGGTHVKATGQIGLLKIVSESAIAAGVRRIEAITAERAEKYINDQLALINSIKETLKGSKDILGSVTTLLQQNSVLSKQIEAFQQESLKIIKANLKSKVLKENGVNIIADKIMVDNAGMVKDLAFQLKGEVEDLFLVIGADVNGKPNLSVMISDNIVADKGLNAGQIVREAGKEIKGGGGGQPFYATAGGKDVSGLQAAIEKALSFLQ from the coding sequence ATGAAGACTTCTAAAGAGATACGTAAAGCATTTCTCGACTTTTTTACCGAGAAAGAACATCAGATTGTAAACTCAGCGCCAATGGTGGTTAAAGGCGACCCCACGCTGATGTTTACCAATGCAGGGATGAACCAGTTTAAAGACCAGTTTTTAGGTAACGAACCGGTTAAATACCCGCGGGTTGCTGATACGCAGAAGTGTCTTCGTGTGTCGGGGAAACATAACGATCTGGAAGAAGTTGGGCTGGATACCTACCACCATACCATGTTTGAAATGCTGGGAAACTGGTCGTTTGGCAATTACTTTAAAAAAGAAGCAATTGACTGGGCCTGGGAATTTCTGGTAGAACGTATGGGAATTGAAGCCGACCGTTTGTATGCCACTGTTTTTGAAGGTAGCGCCGACGATAACCAGGAACGCGATAACGAAGCTGCCGGTTATTGGGAGCAATACCTGCCCAAAGACCGCATTTTAAACGGTAACAAAAAAGATAACTTCTGGGAAATGGGAGATACCGGTCCATGCGGACCCTGCTCGGAAGTACATGTTGATATTCGTTCGGATGAAGAACGTAAAAAAACACCCGGACGCGATTTGGTAAATATGGACCACCCGCAGGTGATTGAAATCTGGAACCTTGTTTTTATTCAGTTTAACCGCAAAGCAAATGGCTCGTTAGAGAATCTACCCGATAAACATGTGGATACAGGAATGGGTTTCGAGCGTTTGTGTATGGTTTTACAAGGTGTTCAGTCGAACTACGATACTGATGTTTTTCAGAATACCATTGCTGAAATAGGAAAACTTTCAGGCAAGAAATACGGCGAAAACGGAAAGGTAGATATTTCCATGCGTGTAATTGCCGACCACCTTCGTGCAGTTGCCTTTGCCATTGCCGATGGGCAGCTGCCATCGAATAACAAAGCAGGCTATGTAATCCGCCGTATTTTGCGCCGAGCCGTGCGTTACGGTTATACTTTCCTTGGGTTAAAAGATGCGTTTATTTTCCGATTGGTTGAGGTGTTAAAAGATACCATGGGAGAAGCTTTTCCGGAATTAGTAAGCCAGCAAACCTTAATTGAAAAAGTAATAAAAGAAGAGGAAGAGTCGTTTCTGCGTACCCTTTCAACCGGTATTAAACTGCTGGATGATATAATATCGAAAGCAAACAAAGAAGGCGCCAAACAAATTGCAGGAAAAGATGCATTTGTATTGTACGATACCTTTGGGTTTCCGCTCGATCTTACCGAGTTAATTGCTCGCGAAAATGGTTTGGGCGTTGACGAAAAAGGTTTTGCAGTTGAAATGCAGGCACAAAAAGAGCGTTCGCGTAATGCTGCTGCACAGGAAACAGATGATTGGGTAGAACTGCGCAAAATTGAAAAAACCGAATTTTTAGGCTACGATAAACTGGAAGCCGAAATTAAAATTGCGCGCTACCGCAAAGTAACACAAAAGAAAAAATCGTTTTACCAGTTGGTGTTCGACCAAACGCCTTTTTATGGCGAATCTGGTGGCCAGGTTGGCGATACCGGATACATTGAATTTGATGGTGTAAAAACCTCGGTTTTCGATACCCAAAAAGAGAACAACCTAACTGTGCATTTGGTGAATGAGCTGCCAGCCAATGTAGAAGAAACATTTAATGCAGTTGTGAATACCAACCGCCGTGAAAGTATTGCCAATAACCATACTGCTACGCACTTGTTGCACGCTGCATTGCGCGAAGTATTGGGTACGCATGTTGAGCAAAAAGGCTCGCTTGTAAATGCGGATCATTTGCGTTTCGACTTTTCGCATTTCCAGAAAATGAGCGATGACGAAATTGCCGCAGTAGAGAAACTGGTTAATGAGAAAATACGCCAAAATGCCATGCAGGAAGAAAATCGCGAAATGCCGATTGACGAAGCAAAAGCATCGGGGGCAATGATGTTGTTTGGCGAAAAATATGGCGAGGCAGTTCGGGTAATTAAATTTGGCGAGTCGGTTGAGCTGTGCGGAGGTACGCACGTTAAAGCAACCGGTCAGATTGGCCTCTTGAAAATTGTTTCGGAAAGTGCCATTGCTGCCGGTGTTCGCCGTATTGAAGCCATAACTGCTGAACGGGCTGAGAAATACATTAACGATCAGTTAGCCCTGATTAACAGCATAAAAGAAACATTAAAAGGGTCGAAAGATATTTTGGGAAGCGTAACCACATTGCTTCAGCAAAATTCGGTTTTAAGCAAACAAATTGAGGCTTTCCAACAAGAAAGCCTGAAAATTATTAAAGCCAACCTTAAAAGTAAAGTGCTAAAAGAAAACGGAGTAAATATTATTGCCGATAAAATTATGGTTGATAACGCCGGAATGGTTAAAGACCTTGCTTTTCAGTTAAAAGGCGAAGTAGAAGATTTGTTTTTGGTTATTGGTGCTGATGTTAACGGAAAACCGAATCTATCGGTAATGATTTCGGATAACATTGTTGCAGATAAAGGCTTGAATGCCGGACAGATTGTTCGCGAAGCCGGAAAAGAAATTAAAGGTGGCGGCGGTGGCCAGCCTTTCTATGCAACCGCAGGAGGGAAAGATGTAAGCGGACTGCAGGCTGCCATTGAAAAAGCACTGTCGTTTTTACAATAA
- a CDS encoding LemA family protein, with product MKRVKILLIAVVSALLFSSCGYNKMVEMDEQVTASWAQVENVYQRRADLIPNLVNTVKGYAAHEQETLTGVIEARSKATSVTVDPGNLNPQTIQQFTQAQEGLSSALSRLMVVVERYPDLKANQNFMDLQAQLEGTENRIAVERRKFNQTTQAYNAYIRKFPRVIYAGWFGFEKKTYFEAQQGAEKAPEVQF from the coding sequence ATGAAAAGAGTAAAAATTTTATTGATAGCTGTAGTTAGTGCACTTTTATTTTCGAGTTGTGGTTACAACAAAATGGTTGAAATGGATGAACAGGTAACCGCCTCGTGGGCCCAGGTTGAGAACGTTTATCAACGCCGCGCCGACCTGATTCCGAACCTTGTAAATACCGTTAAAGGATACGCCGCACATGAGCAGGAAACCCTTACAGGAGTTATTGAAGCCCGTTCGAAAGCCACTTCGGTAACCGTTGATCCCGGAAACCTGAACCCGCAAACCATTCAGCAATTTACGCAGGCACAAGAGGGTTTGTCATCGGCACTTAGCCGCTTAATGGTGGTGGTTGAACGTTACCCCGATTTAAAAGCCAACCAAAATTTTATGGACTTACAGGCTCAGCTTGAAGGAACAGAAAACCGTATTGCTGTAGAACGACGCAAATTCAATCAAACTACGCAAGCCTATAATGCTTACATCAGAAAGTTTCCACGTGTGATTTATGCTGGCTGGTTTGGTTTTGAAAAGAAAACATACTTTGAAGCCCAGCAAGGAGCAGAGAAAGCACCAGAAGTTCAGTTCTAA